The following are from one region of the Pseudodesulfovibrio piezophilus C1TLV30 genome:
- a CDS encoding SLC13 family permease, translating to METAQAAKSAFDWKRLIFMLTGIILFAVVYYAPPWPDAVDPMGEHFILSREAKGAIGVFLLAGTWWVFEVVPIGITSLMIGILQVMFMIRPAKVAFKDFMDPSVLFIFASIMIGLVFTKTGLTKRLAYKMLDIVGERTSMIYLGVFVVTAALTHIMAHTAVAATIYPLLLAIYALYGEGNKPTKFGKGLFIGMAYVAGAGSIVTLLGAARGAVAIGFYKEIINVDIGFFELSYYMAPIGWGMTFLLWGFFMLVCKPEKDRIPGLREKARELNARMGSLTREEIMAAVIVGTVIIIMSLRAFVPALKAVDKTAIILCSSVLFFIFKILDLKDLEDIPWNIILLFAGAMSIGFCLWETGAAKWMAVNWLVMFQDAHWFIFVMSIAFFVMMMTNFIMNVAAIAISLPVALVIAPYLGVSPEVILYASLVVAGMPFMLLVGAAPNAIAYDSGQFTTGEFFGWGIPASLLLMIIVGIAVLVIWPMMGMPITVPIGG from the coding sequence ATGGAAACAGCTCAAGCCGCCAAATCCGCTTTCGACTGGAAACGACTGATTTTCATGCTCACAGGCATCATTCTGTTCGCAGTTGTCTATTATGCACCACCGTGGCCCGATGCCGTCGACCCCATGGGTGAACACTTTATCCTCTCCAGAGAAGCAAAAGGGGCCATTGGAGTCTTTTTACTTGCGGGAACATGGTGGGTTTTTGAGGTCGTCCCTATTGGTATCACCTCACTTATGATCGGGATATTACAGGTCATGTTCATGATCCGTCCTGCCAAGGTCGCCTTCAAAGACTTCATGGACCCGTCAGTTCTGTTCATATTTGCTTCGATCATGATCGGCCTCGTCTTCACCAAGACAGGACTGACAAAACGTCTCGCTTACAAGATGCTTGATATCGTGGGCGAACGCACATCAATGATCTACCTCGGTGTCTTCGTGGTAACCGCAGCACTGACACACATCATGGCCCATACCGCTGTTGCAGCCACGATTTATCCTTTACTGCTGGCCATCTACGCCCTTTACGGCGAAGGCAACAAGCCGACCAAGTTCGGCAAAGGCCTTTTCATCGGCATGGCCTATGTGGCCGGGGCAGGATCAATTGTCACGTTGCTCGGCGCAGCTCGCGGCGCTGTCGCCATTGGATTTTACAAGGAGATCATCAATGTTGACATCGGGTTCTTTGAACTCTCCTATTACATGGCCCCTATAGGATGGGGAATGACTTTTCTGCTCTGGGGATTTTTCATGCTTGTCTGCAAACCGGAAAAGGATCGCATACCGGGACTGCGCGAAAAAGCTCGTGAGCTCAATGCCAGAATGGGAAGCTTGACCCGAGAGGAAATAATGGCTGCCGTCATCGTTGGAACCGTGATTATTATCATGTCACTTCGAGCGTTTGTTCCTGCACTCAAAGCGGTTGATAAAACGGCGATAATCCTCTGTTCATCGGTCCTCTTCTTCATCTTCAAGATACTGGACCTCAAAGATCTGGAAGATATTCCCTGGAATATAATTCTGCTTTTTGCCGGAGCCATGTCTATCGGCTTCTGCCTCTGGGAAACCGGAGCTGCCAAGTGGATGGCGGTCAACTGGCTTGTCATGTTTCAAGATGCACATTGGTTCATCTTCGTCATGTCCATCGCGTTTTTCGTCATGATGATGACGAATTTCATCATGAATGTTGCGGCAATAGCTATCTCTCTTCCCGTGGCCCTGGTTATTGCTCCGTACCTTGGCGTGTCTCCCGAAGTCATCCTTTACGCATCACTCGTCGTAGCCGGTATGCCATTCATGCTCCTTGTTGGAGCCGCTCCCAATGCAATTGCCTATGATTCCGGCCAATTCACGACCGGAGAATTCTTCGGATGGGGCATTCCTGCATCTTTGCTTCTGATGATTATCGTCGGCATCGCAGTCCTGGTTATCTGGCCAATGATGGGTATGCCCATAACGGTCCCCATAGGGGGGTAG
- a CDS encoding transferase hexapeptide repeat containing protein translates to MKKLEALFDHIASRVNVNLKPMGIDVKQILTNAIPRERHLQYYAFYALTEDHPISFRFQNSNMAGTYFLGKTQVDRSVVYKSDLRGDELKRKGDVVEFNGVKTTLFYDEVIRVINSCLIKTLVHNHSKNPETPEVFKILNTLAMHFSNIHGTTCEGVYLGPFSTIDLSIMHNCVVGNFSYVQAGDLSRLTIESGRVWIKSNGLFEFNYVYPEGVVEQYVSMDENGKITGKFIDYVEEFKEDFVPVYSSVQPELMGVEVGEGTYVNPYSVIKGDCKIGDNSLIAQRAHVENSDIGKGSNAQENCYIKNAVYEGFNVTAHGGKVIHTRLAPNVFVGFNSFVHGTATCPITVGRDSIVMPHTIIDAEEPITIPENSAVWGYVTKQSDLKDQCMSLETLAKTTDIVIGNMTFKGDGKAFVEAFKHRIAHIREENGANFDGTEETRGHAQKTQDACFNILQPFQGGADAGMYPTMTIGE, encoded by the coding sequence ATGAAAAAACTCGAAGCTTTGTTTGATCATATCGCATCCCGGGTCAACGTAAATCTGAAACCGATGGGGATAGATGTAAAACAGATTCTCACCAATGCCATACCACGTGAACGGCATCTGCAATACTATGCGTTTTATGCGCTGACGGAAGATCATCCGATCAGCTTTCGTTTCCAGAATTCAAATATGGCCGGTACATATTTTCTCGGTAAAACGCAGGTTGACCGCTCCGTTGTCTATAAGTCTGATCTGCGCGGCGATGAGCTTAAACGCAAGGGAGACGTGGTCGAATTCAATGGAGTCAAAACCACGCTCTTTTACGATGAGGTTATCCGGGTCATCAATAGTTGCCTGATCAAGACTCTCGTCCACAACCACTCCAAGAACCCTGAAACTCCAGAAGTTTTCAAGATACTAAACACTCTTGCCATGCACTTTTCCAATATTCATGGTACAACCTGTGAAGGAGTTTACCTAGGCCCCTTTTCCACGATTGATCTCTCTATTATGCACAACTGTGTTGTGGGCAATTTTTCCTATGTTCAAGCTGGAGACCTGTCGCGTCTGACTATTGAATCCGGCAGGGTCTGGATCAAATCAAACGGACTCTTCGAATTCAACTACGTCTACCCCGAAGGGGTCGTGGAGCAGTATGTCAGCATGGACGAAAACGGAAAAATCACCGGAAAGTTCATCGACTATGTTGAAGAATTCAAAGAAGATTTTGTCCCGGTTTACTCCTCTGTCCAACCGGAACTCATGGGAGTTGAGGTTGGAGAAGGGACCTATGTCAATCCATACTCTGTCATCAAAGGAGATTGCAAGATTGGGGACAATTCACTCATAGCCCAACGCGCCCATGTCGAAAATTCAGACATCGGCAAGGGATCGAACGCGCAAGAGAATTGCTATATCAAAAATGCGGTTTACGAAGGCTTTAATGTCACAGCTCATGGAGGCAAAGTCATCCACACACGGCTTGCTCCAAATGTGTTTGTCGGATTCAACTCCTTTGTTCATGGCACAGCGACCTGCCCAATCACGGTCGGCCGTGATTCGATCGTGATGCCCCATACTATCATTGACGCAGAAGAACCGATCACGATACCCGAGAATTCAGCGGTATGGGGATATGTAACCAAACAATCAGACCTGAAAGATCAATGCATGAGCCTTGAGACACTCGCCAAAACCACTGATATAGTCATCGGTAACATGACCTTCAAGGGTGATGGGAAAGCGTTTGTCGAAGCGTTCAAACATCGTATTGCCCATATTCGGGAAGAAAACGGAGCCAATTTCGACGGAACCGAAGAAACCCGAGGACATGCCCAAAAAACCCAGGATGCTTGCTTCAATATACTCCAGCCATTTCAAGGCGGGGCAGATGCGGGCATGTATCCGACAATGACAATCGGCGAATAG
- a CDS encoding methyl-accepting chemotaxis protein, translated as MAPVQNRYLRQFVAVYFGLFLLISGLSFWFVSAFSGELWAASALATGVLTAFGLLGIALTVLIGRSFIRPLKVVTEYTTNILDGNYAGADEAAMADAVPGLGDLVHELSSRFKERLGFSNSILEGLPVPICIVDTRERITFLNQECLKMLGSNEDPKSYYGKMISQIFYKDDRKSLIGTCMDENTRTINREGLFKHVDGSDIHARINAFPLTDVEGVIIGGCCLYLDTTELKRREAEIVSQHDRLATAASQATEVSEELATAASQLESVVIQARSGTRTQSERTGETATAMEEMTATVLEVARLAQDAALNADDARQQAEEGAGIVTQVVSSIDEVAGHAHDLKISMEELDERADKIGKVLGVIEDIADQTNLLALNAAIEAARAGDAGRGFAVVADEVRKLAEKTMEATREVHLAITGIQDGARKNVKATEVAVVSVGKTTEMAGRSGEALHSIVSVAEATADRVRNIATAAEQQSAASEEINEATVDVSRVCQDTDGLMTDASDAITRLSELAKTLGKIIREMQ; from the coding sequence ATGGCACCAGTGCAGAATCGATACTTACGCCAATTCGTCGCGGTCTATTTTGGTCTCTTCCTACTCATTTCGGGACTTTCATTCTGGTTTGTCTCAGCCTTCTCCGGTGAACTCTGGGCGGCGTCCGCTCTTGCAACCGGAGTTCTGACAGCTTTCGGCTTACTCGGTATTGCGCTGACAGTCCTGATAGGGCGGAGTTTCATTCGTCCGCTCAAAGTTGTGACCGAATATACAACCAACATACTTGATGGTAACTATGCAGGAGCTGATGAAGCCGCCATGGCTGATGCTGTTCCAGGCCTTGGCGACCTTGTTCATGAGCTTTCTTCCCGTTTCAAGGAACGGTTGGGATTCTCCAATAGTATTCTTGAGGGGCTTCCTGTTCCCATCTGCATTGTGGATACCAGGGAGAGGATAACCTTCCTCAATCAGGAATGCCTGAAAATGCTCGGGTCTAATGAGGACCCCAAGTCCTATTATGGCAAGATGATTTCCCAGATATTTTACAAGGATGACAGGAAGTCACTCATTGGGACCTGCATGGATGAGAACACCCGGACAATCAACCGGGAGGGTCTGTTCAAACATGTTGATGGAAGCGATATTCACGCACGCATCAATGCTTTTCCCCTGACAGATGTCGAAGGGGTGATCATAGGCGGGTGCTGTCTCTATCTTGATACGACTGAGTTGAAACGTCGTGAGGCGGAAATAGTCAGTCAGCATGATCGATTGGCGACTGCTGCTTCTCAGGCTACCGAGGTTTCCGAGGAATTGGCAACAGCCGCTTCACAATTGGAATCCGTCGTGATTCAGGCTCGAAGCGGAACGCGGACACAGTCCGAGAGAACAGGAGAAACCGCGACTGCCATGGAAGAGATGACTGCCACAGTGCTGGAAGTGGCTCGCCTGGCTCAGGATGCCGCTCTCAATGCTGATGATGCTCGCCAGCAGGCGGAAGAGGGGGCTGGTATTGTCACGCAGGTCGTCAGTTCCATCGATGAGGTCGCTGGACATGCTCATGATCTCAAAATCTCCATGGAAGAGCTTGATGAGCGAGCTGACAAGATCGGTAAGGTGCTTGGCGTCATCGAAGACATCGCGGACCAGACCAATTTGCTTGCACTCAATGCTGCCATTGAGGCGGCGCGGGCTGGTGATGCTGGGCGGGGCTTTGCTGTCGTGGCTGACGAGGTTCGGAAATTGGCTGAAAAAACCATGGAAGCGACACGAGAGGTGCATCTTGCAATAACCGGTATTCAGGACGGTGCCCGCAAGAATGTCAAAGCAACAGAAGTCGCGGTTGTTTCTGTTGGAAAAACCACAGAGATGGCAGGGCGTTCAGGTGAGGCTCTGCACAGTATTGTCTCTGTGGCAGAGGCCACTGCAGACAGGGTGCGCAATATCGCGACTGCTGCCGAGCAGCAGTCTGCTGCCAGTGAAGAAATCAATGAAGCGACTGTTGATGTCAGCCGGGTCTGTCAAGATACGGACGGTTTGATGACAGATGCCTCCGATGCGATTACGCGTTTGTCTGAACTTGCGAAAACACTTGGCAAGATCATTCGCGAAATGCAGTGA
- the ldhH gene encoding L-lactate dehydrogenase (quinone) large subunit LdhH — MQKAKDLKEYRGELRESLDNDFLRTTLDNFAVAYRAGRANAFKDMDVKGLINDIACSKDAAAENADALYEEFKANAEAAGIKVHFAKDGDEANRIIAGIAKDAKCKSIVKSKSMTAEETLLNHDLEDAGFEVIETDLGEWIIQLRHEGPSHMVMPAIHLSRHQVGDLFTDVTGKKQDSEIEKLVKVARRELRQKYVDADMGITGANFAVAETGGIGLVTNEGNARLVSTLPRVHVALMGIDKLLPTLHDALRILKALPRNATGQQITSYVTWITGANECLAAEDGKKEIHYVVLDNGRSELIKDPLFSQINRCVRCGACANVCPVYRLVGGHKMGHIYIGAIGLILTYFFHGKDKAKNLVQNCINCEACKDVCAGGIDLPRLIKEIHARILEEDGHPLPAILMGKLLKNRKLFHTLLRTAKWGQKPIAEKDGFIRHLPMVFAKEHQFKALPTIAETPFRDWWQKNRPDVDKPKLRVALFSGCVQDFVYPEQMQAAVKVFADNGVAMDYPMEQSCCGLPVQMMGEMGASRDVAKQNLRAFETGAYDYIITLCASCASHLKHNYPKLVMDKPSLKLKADEFAAKVIDYSSFVNDVLKVKKEDFREVGTKATYHAPCHLCRGLDVHDAPRQLIEKGGMDYVECTEEEVCCGFGGTFSMKFPELSAELLKKKLDNVEATGADVLLTDCPGCVMQLRGGLKNRGSKVQVRHVAEVLADNKK, encoded by the coding sequence ATGCAGAAAGCCAAAGATTTGAAAGAATACCGTGGAGAATTGCGCGAGTCCCTGGATAATGATTTCCTGCGCACAACTCTTGATAATTTTGCCGTGGCCTACCGGGCCGGTCGCGCCAATGCCTTTAAGGATATGGATGTCAAAGGCCTGATCAATGACATCGCGTGTTCCAAGGATGCTGCCGCTGAAAATGCCGATGCTTTGTACGAAGAGTTCAAAGCCAATGCCGAGGCTGCTGGTATTAAAGTCCACTTTGCCAAAGATGGAGATGAAGCCAACCGTATCATCGCCGGAATTGCCAAAGATGCGAAGTGTAAATCCATCGTCAAATCCAAGTCCATGACTGCCGAGGAAACTCTGCTCAACCATGATCTTGAAGATGCCGGATTTGAAGTCATCGAGACAGACCTCGGAGAATGGATCATTCAGTTGCGTCATGAAGGACCGTCTCACATGGTCATGCCTGCCATTCACCTGTCACGGCATCAGGTCGGCGATCTGTTCACGGATGTGACCGGGAAAAAACAGGATTCCGAGATTGAAAAACTGGTTAAGGTTGCCCGTCGTGAGTTGCGTCAGAAATATGTCGATGCGGATATGGGTATTACCGGAGCCAACTTTGCAGTCGCGGAGACCGGTGGAATCGGATTGGTGACCAATGAAGGAAACGCCCGCCTGGTTTCAACCCTGCCTCGTGTCCATGTCGCCCTGATGGGAATCGACAAGTTGTTGCCTACACTGCATGATGCACTGCGTATCCTCAAGGCTCTGCCTCGTAACGCGACCGGGCAGCAGATTACATCGTATGTCACCTGGATCACGGGTGCCAACGAGTGCCTGGCCGCAGAAGATGGCAAGAAAGAAATTCACTATGTCGTTCTCGACAACGGGCGTTCCGAACTCATCAAGGATCCCTTGTTCTCGCAGATCAACCGGTGTGTTCGTTGTGGTGCCTGCGCCAATGTCTGCCCTGTTTACCGTCTTGTCGGCGGGCATAAAATGGGTCACATCTACATCGGTGCCATTGGCTTGATTCTGACATACTTCTTCCATGGTAAAGACAAGGCCAAGAATCTCGTCCAGAACTGCATCAACTGCGAAGCATGCAAGGATGTGTGTGCAGGTGGAATTGATCTGCCACGCCTGATCAAGGAAATCCACGCGCGTATTCTGGAAGAGGACGGACACCCGTTACCTGCCATTTTGATGGGCAAATTGCTCAAAAATCGCAAATTGTTCCATACTCTTTTACGGACCGCCAAGTGGGGACAAAAGCCCATTGCCGAAAAGGACGGATTCATTCGTCATTTGCCTATGGTCTTTGCAAAGGAACATCAGTTCAAGGCTCTGCCCACTATTGCCGAGACGCCTTTCCGTGATTGGTGGCAGAAGAATCGTCCTGATGTGGATAAGCCGAAATTGCGTGTCGCTCTGTTCTCTGGTTGTGTGCAGGACTTTGTATACCCCGAGCAGATGCAGGCGGCCGTCAAGGTCTTTGCGGACAATGGTGTTGCAATGGACTACCCCATGGAGCAATCCTGCTGCGGTCTGCCAGTTCAGATGATGGGTGAAATGGGTGCATCCCGTGATGTTGCAAAGCAGAATCTGCGGGCCTTCGAGACCGGAGCATACGATTATATCATCACCTTGTGTGCTTCATGTGCGTCGCACCTCAAGCACAATTATCCGAAGTTGGTCATGGATAAACCTTCCTTGAAGCTCAAGGCCGATGAATTCGCAGCAAAGGTCATTGATTACTCTTCTTTTGTGAACGATGTGCTCAAAGTGAAGAAAGAAGACTTCCGCGAAGTCGGGACCAAAGCAACATATCATGCTCCCTGCCATCTCTGCCGTGGGCTTGATGTTCATGACGCGCCTCGTCAGTTGATAGAAAAGGGCGGCATGGACTATGTCGAGTGCACTGAAGAAGAGGTCTGCTGCGGTTTTGGAGGAACATTCTCCATGAAGTTCCCGGAACTGTCTGCCGAGCTGTTGAAAAAGAAACTGGACAATGTTGAAGCCACGGGCGCTGATGTGCTTCTGACTGATTGCCCCGGTTGCGTCATGCAGCTGCGTGGTGGGCTGAAGAATCGCGGCTCCAAGGTTCAAGTACGCCACGTTGCAGAGGTTCTTGCAGATAATAAAAAATAA
- a CDS encoding sensor histidine kinase, whose protein sequence is MKQKILLPNRLLMSDELVFANESESSGSGELRGTSGDWKVLIVDDQSDVHKVTRLVLDDFAFEGRKVTCMSAYSGEEAKKIMQEHPDVAVMLLDVVMETNRAGLEVARYVRAVAKNQFVRIILRTGEPGEAPEREVVTGLDINDYRQKTELTSDRLVTAVTTAIRSYRDLKMINDARRGLHLLAMSVAHQIRNRTIAIAGFANIIKRKGGNSPETSDYLGTILEESSRLEHMVNDVTKYASISLGEMQPSDIRELIETATNAIDTKQADLGGVVWEVLCPNQMVMVDPELFIKAFEAILQNSVDFSEGVPQIKIRVAPSRMICAIEVQDSGTGINEDDMPHIYDPFFSLKPKGSGMGLCIVRKVAMEHQWDVHIDSTPGEGTLVEIIIPRRDLTGMGS, encoded by the coding sequence TTGAAGCAGAAAATTCTTTTACCGAATAGGTTGCTTATGAGCGATGAATTGGTTTTTGCAAATGAATCCGAGTCGTCTGGTAGCGGGGAGTTGCGAGGGACGAGTGGGGATTGGAAAGTGCTGATCGTCGACGATCAGAGTGATGTCCATAAAGTTACTCGTTTGGTGCTGGATGACTTCGCCTTCGAGGGGCGAAAGGTGACTTGCATGAGCGCCTATTCCGGGGAAGAAGCCAAAAAGATTATGCAGGAGCACCCGGACGTGGCTGTCATGTTACTTGATGTTGTCATGGAAACAAACCGCGCTGGGTTGGAAGTCGCTCGATATGTCCGGGCTGTTGCAAAAAATCAATTCGTCAGAATTATCTTGCGCACAGGAGAACCAGGGGAAGCGCCGGAACGTGAAGTTGTGACGGGTTTGGATATTAATGATTATAGGCAAAAGACGGAATTGACCTCAGATAGATTAGTCACTGCTGTGACGACCGCAATCAGGTCATATCGGGATCTCAAAATGATCAATGATGCCCGGAGAGGTTTGCACCTTTTGGCCATGTCTGTTGCTCATCAAATCAGGAACAGGACAATTGCTATTGCCGGATTTGCCAATATCATCAAGCGTAAAGGGGGGAATTCACCAGAAACAAGCGATTACCTGGGAACTATTCTGGAAGAATCTTCGCGTTTGGAACATATGGTGAATGATGTCACGAAATATGCTTCCATCAGCTTGGGGGAAATGCAGCCATCGGATATCCGTGAACTTATTGAGACTGCAACGAATGCCATTGATACCAAACAGGCAGATTTGGGCGGCGTCGTTTGGGAGGTCTTGTGTCCCAATCAGATGGTTATGGTTGATCCTGAGTTATTTATCAAAGCGTTCGAAGCAATTCTGCAAAACAGTGTTGATTTTAGTGAGGGGGTTCCACAAATCAAGATACGCGTTGCGCCAAGTCGGATGATTTGTGCTATAGAAGTGCAGGATAGCGGGACAGGAATCAATGAGGACGATATGCCGCATATTTATGATCCTTTTTTTTCACTCAAGCCCAAGGGGTCGGGCATGGGGCTTTGTATTGTGCGTAAAGTCGCCATGGAGCACCAATGGGATGTTCACATTGATTCCACGCCTGGGGAAGGCACTCTGGTAGAGATTATTATTCCTCGAAGAGACTTGACTGGAATGGGCAGTTGA
- a CDS encoding Dabb family protein: MVRHIVMWTLKEEVDGVPAKENAAKMKEILEALQGRIEGLRYIEVSHDIVDADPECHVVLCSEHDDAAALDHYQGHPEHQACVAFVKTVAASRKAVDYTV, encoded by the coding sequence GTGGTCAGACACATTGTTATGTGGACTTTGAAAGAGGAAGTGGATGGCGTTCCGGCTAAGGAAAATGCCGCCAAGATGAAAGAAATTCTTGAAGCCTTACAGGGACGGATTGAAGGATTGAGGTATATCGAAGTCAGTCATGATATCGTTGATGCTGATCCAGAGTGCCATGTTGTTTTGTGCTCTGAGCACGATGATGCTGCGGCGCTTGACCATTATCAGGGGCACCCTGAGCATCAAGCGTGTGTCGCCTTTGTAAAGACCGTTGCCGCCAGTAGAAAGGCGGTTGATTACACAGTATAA
- the nhaB gene encoding sodium/proton antiporter NhaB, whose protein sequence is MAQTMTQAFSRNFLGNAPNWYKLAILAFLVLNPILIFTVGPFIAGWILIGEFIFTLAMALKCYPLPAGGLLAMEAVLLGLTHPETVYHEAHANFEVILLLIFMVAGIYFMKDFLQFTFTRILTKVRSKIVISLLFSFAGAFLSAFLDALTVTAVIIAVAYGFYNVYHRFASGKTMSCTHDLCSDQSVKDTQRAELSEFRAFLRNLMMHGAVGTALGGVCTIVGEPQNLLIGSEMGWHFIPFFLQVAPVSMPVLATGLLTCILVEKFKIFGYGAEMPGNIRSHLLETAIEMEEKRGLQGKAKLVVQALIGIWLILALAFHLAAVGIIGLSVIVLLTSMNGFTDEHQLGPAFEEALPFTALLVVFFAIVGVIHDQHLFAPVMDIVLGMHGHAQLAAYYVANGVLSMISDNVFVATVYISETKMHFESVLAGMPGVTDGVALMDRLTDPHLARIDVVASMPQALQTKILETMAHFDKLAVAINTGTNIPSVATPNGQAAFLFLLTSALAPVIRLSYGRMVILALPYTITMSLMGLVATYYFM, encoded by the coding sequence ATGGCTCAAACCATGACACAGGCCTTCAGCCGTAACTTCCTCGGCAATGCGCCGAACTGGTACAAACTGGCGATACTGGCCTTTCTTGTTCTTAACCCGATTCTGATCTTTACAGTCGGCCCTTTCATCGCAGGATGGATACTGATTGGTGAGTTCATATTCACACTGGCCATGGCATTGAAATGCTATCCGCTTCCTGCTGGTGGATTACTCGCCATGGAAGCTGTTTTGCTCGGACTGACGCACCCCGAGACAGTCTACCATGAAGCGCACGCGAACTTTGAAGTCATACTCTTATTGATCTTCATGGTTGCAGGTATCTATTTCATGAAGGATTTCCTGCAATTCACCTTCACCCGCATCCTGACCAAAGTCCGTTCGAAAATCGTCATTTCACTGCTGTTCAGCTTTGCAGGCGCATTCCTTTCCGCTTTTCTCGATGCCCTGACAGTCACAGCGGTCATTATCGCGGTAGCTTATGGATTTTATAACGTCTATCACCGCTTTGCCTCTGGTAAAACCATGAGTTGCACACATGATCTGTGCTCGGATCAGTCGGTCAAAGATACTCAACGGGCCGAACTTTCAGAGTTTCGGGCTTTTTTGCGCAACCTGATGATGCACGGTGCTGTCGGCACCGCCCTTGGTGGAGTGTGTACCATTGTCGGTGAACCCCAGAACCTTCTCATCGGCTCGGAAATGGGTTGGCACTTCATTCCCTTCTTCCTGCAAGTGGCTCCGGTTTCCATGCCGGTACTCGCAACAGGGCTGCTGACCTGCATCCTCGTGGAAAAATTCAAAATCTTCGGTTACGGCGCAGAAATGCCTGGGAATATCCGTTCCCACCTCCTGGAAACAGCCATTGAGATGGAAGAAAAGCGCGGCCTTCAAGGAAAAGCCAAGCTTGTCGTCCAGGCGTTAATCGGTATCTGGCTGATTCTTGCTTTGGCCTTCCACCTTGCCGCAGTTGGGATCATTGGTCTCTCAGTTATTGTCTTGCTGACTTCAATGAACGGGTTCACGGATGAGCACCAACTTGGCCCGGCATTCGAAGAGGCACTGCCCTTCACTGCCCTGCTCGTTGTTTTCTTCGCCATTGTCGGTGTTATTCATGACCAGCACCTCTTTGCCCCTGTCATGGATATAGTCCTTGGCATGCATGGACATGCCCAGCTTGCCGCGTATTACGTTGCCAATGGAGTCCTCTCCATGATCTCCGATAACGTCTTCGTAGCGACAGTCTACATATCAGAAACCAAGATGCACTTTGAGTCTGTCCTGGCTGGAATGCCCGGTGTAACTGATGGCGTCGCACTCATGGACCGACTTACAGATCCCCACCTGGCTCGTATCGATGTTGTGGCTTCCATGCCGCAGGCACTTCAAACAAAAATACTGGAAACCATGGCCCACTTCGACAAACTCGCAGTCGCCATCAACACAGGGACCAATATCCCCTCCGTCGCCACTCCCAACGGCCAGGCTGCCTTCCTGTTCCTGCTGACCTCAGCACTAGCTCCGGTTATCAGGCTTTCCTACGGCCGGATGGTTATCCTGGCTTTGCCTTATACTATTACCATGTCCCTTATGGGACTGGTCGCCACGTACTACTTTATGTAA
- a CDS encoding outer membrane protein → MKSLQCLTIIVALLFTFTGFAFADQGGFYGSIKVGGSYLDADKSTSGNATGTSSSSKFDKEAGAIGFAAGYDWMGYEYPIRTEIEYMYTGDFKYKYSDSNSSLTDTISLQTVMLNVYWDFYNSTDFTPFINGGVGVAWVEESFSTSTISDPGSKTSTNLAFNLGAGVGWSITESIILDLAYRYDYYGDGEKVTGTSTDVNVESQVKDIGTHKVLLGLRYQF, encoded by the coding sequence ATGAAAAGTCTTCAATGCCTTACAATCATCGTGGCTTTACTTTTCACATTCACGGGATTCGCATTTGCTGACCAAGGTGGCTTTTACGGTTCTATCAAGGTGGGAGGTTCGTACCTTGATGCAGATAAAAGTACCTCAGGCAACGCAACAGGAACAAGTTCAAGCAGTAAATTCGATAAAGAAGCAGGAGCAATCGGCTTTGCCGCAGGATATGATTGGATGGGATATGAATACCCCATTCGCACAGAAATCGAATACATGTACACCGGAGATTTCAAGTACAAATACAGCGATAGCAACTCGTCGTTAACGGATACCATCTCGCTGCAGACTGTCATGCTGAATGTCTACTGGGATTTTTACAATTCAACTGACTTTACACCATTCATCAACGGAGGTGTCGGTGTCGCCTGGGTTGAAGAGAGCTTCAGCACCTCCACCATTTCCGATCCAGGCAGCAAGACCTCAACCAACCTTGCTTTTAACCTCGGCGCAGGCGTCGGTTGGAGCATAACCGAATCAATTATTCTCGATCTTGCTTACAGGTATGATTATTACGGAGACGGAGAGAAAGTTACCGGGACATCCACAGACGTCAATGTTGAGAGTCAAGTCAAGGATATCGGCACTCACAAAGTTCTCCTTGGATTGCGCTATCAATTTTAG